The following is a genomic window from Nitrospira sp..
TTCCCACCCGGATCGTAGTCCGGATCGACGAAAGCCATGACGCGCTGCCGTTGATAGTCATGCAGCGAGGCCCAGACCATCTCCCACACGAACGGAAACAGCATGACGGAGAGCAGCAGGATGATTCCCAAGGCCTTCGACCGCACACCGACCATGAGCAACATGGCTGCGTAGACCGCCAGAAAGCTCAACCCGCTGCCCAGATCCGGCTGTTTGAGGATGAGCAACAACCCAGGCAACACGATCAGCCCCGGCAACACCACCCGCTGCAGCCATCCCACGCGGGGCACTCTGGAATAGTAATTCGCCAAGACCAACACCAGCACCAGCTTGGCAAATTCGGAAGGCTGAAAGGCAAAGGGGCCGATCGGGATCCATCGCTGCGCTCCGCGACTGGACTTGCCCATGACCAGCACGACCGCCAGCAAGATCAGGATCACCGCGTAGGTCGGATAGGCCAGCCTGGCGATCTTGTGATAGTCCGAGAGATACATCACCAGGAACGCCGCCGTGCCCAAGAGAATCCAGACGAGCTGTTTGAGATAAAAGGGAAAGGCTGTGTCCTGGGAGTGGGTAACACTGTAGATCGACAGCACCCCGACCGACAGGATGACGGCGATCAACCCGATGAAACGGAGATCAAAACTATCCAACCCCCGGCTGTCGATCACGCGGTCGATCATTATGCCCTCGGCCGCGCCTCGACTGCAGGGGCAGGCACCTTCGTTCGATTGCCGGCAGGCGCGCCGCCGACCGCCTGGGGATAGGCTTTCACATAGGCCTCGATGACGTCCTTCGCCAAGGGCGCGGCAGCCGATCCCCCATGTCCCATGTGTTCGGCCAAAACGGCCACCGCGATGCGCGGCGCCTCCACCGGAGCAAAGGCGACGAACCACGCATGATCCCGGAGCTTCTTCGGGATATCTTTCTCCGGACCGGTGCGCAGGGCCGCCGTCTGAGCCGTTCCGGTCTTTCCCGCAATCGTGACCAAGGGCGATTTGGCCCTCGTCGCGGTGCCCTTCGTCACCACGTCGGCCAGCGCCGATTTGATCAAGGCGAGCGTCGCAGGCTTGACCGCCACTTTCCCGCGAACCGTGGGGGGGAATTCAACACGCTCCCCGGCCGCGCGGTTCATCACAGCCTGCACCAAGCGCGGCCGCACCGCCACTCCGTCGTTCGCCACCGTCCCGATCACGCTCGCCATCTGCAAGGGCGTCACGGTGACATACCCTTGGCCGATCGCGGCCGAAATGGTCTCGCCGGGGTACCACGGCTGATTTCTAGCCTTCTGCTTCCAGGCCGTGGACGGCACGATCCCGACACGCTCCGACGGCAGTTCAATCCCAGTCTCCTGCCCGAGGCCGAACTGTTTCGCATACTCCGCAATCGTGTCGATCCCCATCCGCTGGCCGACCGTATAAAAATAGACGTCGCAAGAGTGGATCAACGCCTCGTTCATATCGACCGATCCATGTCCGCCCGCCTTCCAATCGCGGAACAAACGATTGCCGAATTGATACCCGCCGTTGCACCGGACCGTCGTCGAGGGCGCGACCGTGTTGGATTCGAGGGCCGCAGCGGCCATGACGACTTTGAAGGTCGAGCCCGGAGGATACTGACCTTGCATTGCGCGGTTGTTCAGCGGACGCCCCTCGTTCTGGACGATTTCCACCCACTGTTTGTTGGTCAATTCTTTCGACAAGACGTTCGGATCGAACCCCGGGCGGCTCGCCATCGCCAGAATGTCGCCGGTGGTCGGATCCAAGGCCACGATCGCGCCGGATTCCTCACCCAAGAGATCCTCGGAGATCTTTTGTAGGCGGATGTCGATGGTGAGATAGAGATCGTCGCCCGCCACCGGCCTCTCCGCCACCACGGCGCGTTTTTCGTGGCCGAGCGCATCGACTTCGACGCTCTTTTGTCCCGCACGTCCTCGCACCTGGCGGTCGAACGTTTTTTCAACCCCATACTGCCCCACGATGCTGCCTTGATGGAGATCCGCAAATTCCGCCTTCTCGAGCTGGTCCGCCGACACTTCGCCGACGTATCCCAACAGATGTGCGGCCACCGCACCGCCGGGATAGTTTCGTTGCGACTCCACCTGAATCATCACCCCGGGCAAATCCAACCGATGGGACTCGATCAGGGTCGCCTCCCGCAACGTCAGCCGGTCCTTGATTTTGCGAGGCTGCAGCTTGCTCCCCTTTCCGATCGACAATTTCTTCTGAATGACGTCCGAGTCCAAATTGAGCAAGGAGGCCAACTGCGCGACCAGTGCCTGGCTGTCCTTCACGTCTTCCAGCGTCACGTACAGGGTAAAACTCGGTACGTTGTTCGCCAGCAAGACGCCGTTTCGGTCGAAAATGAGGCCGCGGGCCGGTTCGAGCACCACCGAACGGGTGCGGTTGTTTTCCGAAAGATCCCGATAGTACGGCCCTTCTCGAATCTGCAAATGCCACAATCGCAGGGCGAGCAACGCCACCACGAGCAAGAGGCCCACACGCAGGATGACCAGTCGCCGCTGGAGATCAAGGAGATCGGAATCGTTGAATCCGGCGGATGCCATGCCCGTCACTCCTTCGCCAAGTCTCGTCGCGGGATGTGCATGGGTTAGAGCGCCCCCTCCGTCACCATTCGATCATCCGACCACCGCCGGCGAAATACCATGTACAGGCCGGCTCCGATGGCGGCATCGAACGCAGCCTGCAGCAGGACGGTCGAGCGCACTCCCATCCAAATCTCCTCAAGGCTTGCCGGACCCATGGAATAGAGGAACACGCCGCTCGACAGGCAGGAGATGATCGCCAAGCCGACGGTCAGCACGGCCGGGGTGATATGAGCCATATGGCGTCCGGCCAGACCGGCGAGAAACCCGGCCCCTCCCTTCGTCACCACGTTGACCCAGAGATCCTCGGCGGACAGCATATCTTGCGAATAGCCCAACAGCAGCCCGAGGATGAGCCCATCGAGCTCTCCTCCGAGAAACCCCACGAGACACGCCGCCACCAAACCGAGGTCGGGGCGGATGCCTAAGATATCGACGTAGTGCAACAGCGTCGTTTGGAGAGGCACCACCACGAGCGCCAGCAGGACATACAACAGAAACTTCATGGCTTCTTTCGATCTCCGTGAATCTCCTGAAGCAGTTTCTGCGCGGCATCGGCATCCTCATAGGGCGCCGTAATGACCAACACTTCGTCCAGCTTCGACAGATCGACCTCCGGTTCGATTTCAGCCGACTGAAACAGGTCCCCCTCGGACTTTTCGACCTGCGTCAACCGCCCGATCGCCAAACCGCGCGGAAAGGCGCCCGTCAATCCCGAGGTTACGACGTGGTCACCCGCCTGGACCCGTGACAACAATGGAATATACTTGAGCCGCGCGCGCCCATGGCTGGTCCCTTCGACGATACCTTCGTCGCGGGTGCGCTGCACCAGGCCCGCGACCGCATTGTTCGGATCGGTGACCAGCAGAACCACCGAGGAGGTGGAATTGGCCTTCACGATTCGGCCCACGACACCGGCAGGCGTCACCACACCCATTTCAGGGCGCACCCCATCGCTTTCTCCTTTGTTGAGGATCACCCCTCGGTACCAATTCGTGGCGTCCCGTCCGATCACGTGCGCCGCCACGGTCTGAAAAGACGCTTGTTCCTTGAAATTCAACAAAGCCTCGTAACGTTGCGTCGCCGAAACGGATTCGCGCAGTTGATTGTTTTGCCCTTTGAGCAACTCGATCTCGCGGCGCAGCTGGCGGTTTTCTTCCCGAACCCCCTGAAGGGCGACGTAGCCGTCCCAGGTTTCGGAAATGCCGTGATCGAGAGAGGAGAACGCGGCGAGCGGAAGGCTGAGGATCTGTCCGAGCGGTCCCCCGACATACTGCAACAGCCTCTGGCTTTGACTAGGAAGAAGGAAGAGGGTCGCGAGCAAGAGGGCGAACAGAACGACGGCAAGACGCCTGGTGCCGTATGTTGAGCGCGAGATAGCCATCCACACTCAGGAGGGAGCTCATCGTGCGGTACTGCACTGCGACATGACGGACACCTTGCGAAGAAGGTCCAACTCGTCGAGAATCTTCCCGACCCCCAGTACCACGGAGGTCAGCGGATCATCGACCGTAATGATCGGAAGATTCGTTTCTTCACGGAATCGAGTGTCCATTCCCTTGAGCAAGGATCCGCCGCCAGTGAGCACGATACCGCGATCGATGATGTCTCCGGCCAATTCAGGCGGCGTGTTTTCCAGCGCCACCTTGATGGCATTCACGATCGTTCCGATGGGTTCCTGCAGCGCTTCCCTGACTTCAGCGTCATCCACCACGAGGGTTCGAGGGATACCGGAGATCAGGTCGCGCCCTTTGATCATCATGGTTTTGCGTTCCTCGAAGGGATAGGCCGAACCGATTTCGAACTTGATGCGCTCCGCCATGTGTTCCCCGATGAGGAGATTATATTTTTTCTTGATGTAGTTCATAATGGCGTCGTCCATCCGATCGCCCGCCACCTTGACCGACTCGCTGTACACAATACCGCCGAGCGAGATGACCGCGATGTCCGTCGTGCCGCCGCCGATATCCACGACCATGTTGCCCGAAGGCTCGGTGATCGGCAGCCCGGCCCCGATGGCGGCCGCCACCGGTTCTTCGATCAAATACACCTCGCGGGCACCCGCCAACTCGGCGGAATCACGAACGGCACGCTGCTCGACTTGGGTGATCCGCGACGGTACCCCGATGATGATGCGCGGCCTCACGAACGCCGTTCGGTTGTGCGCCTTTTGAATGAAGTGGCTCAACATCGCTTCGGCCTTTTCGAAGTCGGCGATGACGCCTTCCTTCATCGGACGCACCGCGACGATATTGCCCGGCGTACGGCCCAACATGCGTTTCGCATCCGCACCGACCGCCATCACGCGTTCGGTCTTTTTTTCAACCGCGACAACGGAGGGCTCATTCAGGACGATCCCCTTTCCCTGAACGTAGACGAGAGTCGTTGCCGTCCCCAGATCGATCGCCAGATCGTTGGAGAACCATCCGAACATGTCACTCATGAAACTCACTGGGACTCTCCCTTCGCGCGATTCATGTGCTCAGCAGAGACCTGGTCGGTTCAATCCGGCACATCCAGCTGCCCGCTCTCGATAACTTGAGTCTTGGCGATCTCATCGCCCAACCGACGACCCTGTTCATTGCCGATCACCAAGAGGGCTTCAAGAGACAGCACCGCCCCCCACCCGATCCATCCCACATAGGGGATCTCGAACGCCAGTTGGGCCAGACCACAGGGCAAATTACGGATGATCGACTCCCTGAATCCCGCCGGGTCACGCGTGCGTGGCACGATGGTCTGCAGCCCGATCAGCCGCTTCCCGACACTTCGGCCGCCTCCGAACCCATCGGCCAGCAATATGTAGGCAAGTCCGGCAAGGACACCGACCGGAGGGACCACTCTACTCGCCGCAGCCACGATCAGGAGGTCGATCACCTTGGCAATGAACCGGTTCAGTACCTGGGGTTTCGGATAGACACCCAGTTCGAACGGGCCTGGCCCGGCTTCCTCCTCCGTCAATGGAGATCTCCCCAATTCATCGACACTATAACAAATCTCTCCGACCTGCACAAACAAAGTCGCAATCTTCCCTCACGTCTTGCGAGGCACGTCTTCCGCTTGCCTTTGTCGTCGTCGCCTGAGTAGAATTCGGAGAATCCGTTCAGAGAAGAGGCGAAGCAGATGATCAAACTGTTACGCGAAGCCGCGCACGACTATCCCTGGTTCCTTAAGACCATCATGGGCCTACTCGCCCTCGCCTTCGTCATCACCATGGGGTGGTGGGGATTCGGCGAGCAAACCGGCAACGTCGTCGCGTCCGTCGGCGACCAGACGATCCCGCTGGATGAGTTTCGCCGCGCCTATGAGAATACGTATCGCTTCTACAAGGATAAGGGGCAAAACGACATCAAGGATGAATTCCTCAAGCAGTTCGTGCTGGAGCAACTCATCGACAACCGCATGTGGCTGCACGCCGCGAAGGAAATGGGGCTTACCGTCTCCGACGAGGATTTACGGAAGGCGATCATGCAGCGAACGGAGTTTCAGCGGAACGGCAGTTTCGACCCCGAAGCCTATCGGCGGCTGCTCGCGGCGAATCGTTTGACGCCCGCGTCCTTCGAAGCCATGGAAACCAAGGATATTCTCACCAACAAAGCGCGATTGGTCATCATGGATGCGGTCGCCCTCACACCGTCCGAATATTCGGAGGCACAGGCCCTCGTCACACGCGAGGGCGAAAAGGATCCCGCCAAGGCTGAAGCCGCGAAGGAACGGATTTTTCAGAGCTTCCTGTTTCAGAAGCAGCAACGGGCCCTTATGGCCTATAGTGAATCGATGAAGAGCAAGATCCCCATCAAGGTTCACAAGGAGCTCATGTAGCTTCCGCCCAGCCCGTCTCGATCAGCATCGCATCGCCGTAACTATAGAACCGATACCGTTCCGCCACCGCCTCCTCGTAAGCTGATCGAAGCGGTGCCACGCCCACAAAGGCCGAGACCAGCATCAGCAATGTGGTTCGCGGCAGGTGAAAATTGGTCATCAGCGCATCGATGACCTGGAAACGAAACCCCGGCGTGATGAAGATCTCGGCAGCCCCTTGAAACGGCTGAATGCCAGCCCCCTCTCGCGCAGCGGTCTCCAGCGCCCGCACCACGGTCGTGCCGATCGCCACCACACGATTTCCACGTTCCTTCGCCCGACGAATCTGCTCCACCGCGTGAAGCGACACCTCCACTCGTTCAGCCGACATCCGATGATCTTCGACCTGTTCGCTCTTCACGCTTCGAAATGTACCGGGACCGACATGCAAGGTCACCCGGGCCAACTCAATTCCCTTCTCGGTCAAGCCCCTGACCAACTCGCCTGTAAAATGCAGCCCGGCGGTGGGCGCGGCGATCGCCCCTTCGTGCTGCGCGAACATGGTCTGGTACCACTGTCGATCATCCTGCGTCGGAAGGCGTTTGATGTAGGGAGGAAGCGGCATCGTACCGGCCGCCTGCATGAGATCATAGACGCTCGCGACGCCCGTGACCTTCAATGTGGTTCGTGCCTGGCTGCGTTCCACGATCTCTCCGCACCCTCCATCGGGAAACGCGATCATGGCCCCTGGTCGAAACCGTCCCTTGATGAGCACTTCCCACAAACCCTGCCCGAGATCCTGAACAAACAATAGATCGATCTGTTTTCCCGTCGAACGAACCTGCGCCGACACCCGTGCCTGCATGACTTTCGTATCATTGACCACCACCAAGTCGCCCCGTCGCAGAAGGACGGGAAGATCGGCGACCTGCCGATGCGTTCGCGTCCCGTTCACGCGATCAACCACCAGCAACCGCGCGTGATGACGGGGAATCACCGGTTGATCGGCCACCAGGGTCGGATCGAAGGGGAAATCGAATTCGCTGAGCAGCATCAGGGGGTCGGCGGGATCGGCGTCATCAACCGCGACAGGGTCGCGTCATGCAGCTCGGTTCCCGGATAATAGTATTGCAAAATGCTGCGGTACGAATAACCGAGTTCGGCCAGTTCTTTCGCACCCCATTGGCAAAGCCCCACGGCATGGCCGGCTCCATAGCCGGCAAACAACACCTCGGCGCCGATCGATTCGACCTCGAACTGGGTGCTTGGAATGACGGTATAGCCCACCGCCTTGCGCAGGTCTTCACCTCTCAGCACCGTCTCGCCGCCCGAGTGCAAGATCCGCAGGCGCGCTACCCGTCCGGCGCGGCTATAGGCAATCGGCGTGATGGTGGCGATCGTCCCGACAGAAAATCCCTGGCGTCGCAAATTCTGCTCCAGTTGATCGATCTTGACACTGGCCTTCCATTGATAGTACGGCGATTCGAGATCAAACGGACATTCGACCCCCTTGAGATAGGGCAGGTCTTTGTTCGCCCACACATTGACGGCATCCTCGGTCGGGCCGGCCGCGGTGGAGGAAAAGGCGGCATAAATGGGCGCCTGTTGGTGCGTGACGACGATCCCCCTGGTCGATTCCACGGCCTCTTCCACTCGATGGTCGACACCGGAGCGGCCACGATAAACTTGGTCTTGAGTGGTGGCCACTACATCATAGTCCCGCGCGGCACTGAGCATCTTGTTATAGAGCGCATAGGTTCGCGCCGCCACCGCCTGCACCTTCAACATTTCCGGATGCCAGGCGGAACTGACCTCCGAAGGCACCACACCCTTCACATACTCCTCCAAATCAACCTGGTTCACGACGAAGAGCGTGCGCCCCTTCCGCACGATCAACAGAGTCCCGCTGACCGGTAACTCAACGTCCCTGGCGGTCCCGGTGGCACTCTGCCCGGCCGATCCAAGCCGGCTCCCCGCAACGGTCCCGCCGTCTTTTCCTATCACCAGCGAAAGCGTATTCCGGAGCGGCCGAATGACCACCTGCCCGCCCACCATCCGCCGGCCGTTGACATGCAACCCGTCTCCCCGTGATGCGATATGGATCGGGGAACGCAGTAGTTTCATTTCACCCACCTCAGTCGTCAGATCCAGGTCTCCGTCCGAACGCACCTCTACGAACGGAGCCTCTTGGACCAACAATACGCGAATGGATTCGGCAAAGGCGGGATAAGGATGGACAACGAACGACAGCAACGCGCCCCCCACAGCGGCCAGACTGTACAGGATGCGTCGAGTCAGCGGCGAAAGAGCCATGAGAGGACGTAGAGGGCCACGCTCAACAGAATGCTGAGAACCAGACTGGTCGCGATCGGGATATAGACACTGAACTGCTCACGCTTGAACGAGAGGTCCCCCGGCAGCTTCCCCATCCACCCGAACAGGGAACCGAAACCGGGCCATTTTTCTGCCAGGATCAGCAGGACTCCCACGGCGGCAAGGGCCACTCCCACGACAATCAACCAACGGCCGATCCCGCTCCCTGCCATCGCTCATTGTATCAGACATTCGGCGATTTGAACGGCATTGAGGGCGGCGCCCTTCCGGAGGTTGTCGCTCACGACCCAAAGGTTCAAGCCGTTCGTGATCGACTCATCTTCGCGGACCCGCCCGATATAGACTTCATCCTTGCCGGATACGTCGAACGGCATCGGGTACAGTTTCTTCAGGGGGTCGTCATAGACGATCACGCCCGGCATTTCCGCAAGAGCCGCCCGCGCCTCATTCGCCTTCAACGGCCGTTCGAGTTCGACGTTGATGGCCTCGGAGTGGCAGCGCAAGACCGGCACTCGCACCGTCGTCGCCGTAACCCGCAGCGAAGGCATCTCGAGAATTTTTCTAGTCTCGCGGACGATCTTGACCTCTTCCGAACAGTCGCCGCCTTCGCCGAACGATCCGACCTGCGGCAAGAGGTTGAAGGCGATTTGATAGGGATAGACCTGTACCTTCACGTCTTGAAAGGAAATCAAGGCCTTCGTCTGATCCACCAATTCATCCATGGCCGCAGCCCCGGTCCCGGACACCGATTGAAAGGTCGTCACGACGACCCGCTTGATTCCGGCGGCATCGCGAAGCGGTTTGAGCGCCATGACAAGCGGAGTAGTCGTACAGTTGGGAATCGCCACGATCCCGCGCGTCATGGCCCGCAGAGCAGCAGCGTTGACCTCCGGCACCACCAACGGCACGTCAGGGTCCATTCGAAAAACCGCGCTGTCGTCGATCACGACGACACCCGCAGCTCCCAATCGCACTCCGTAGTCTCGACTGATGGCATCCGTGGCGGACACAAAGGCGATGTCCACACCCGCGAAGGAGGAGGCTTCCGTGAGTTCCTCAACCTTATAGTCCTTCTCCTGACAAGACAACACTTCGCCGGCCGACCGCTTCGATGAGAAGAGGCGCAGCTGCTCGATCGGAAATTTTCGCTCTTCCAGAATCTCAAGACTTTCCTTCCCGACGGCCCCGGTCGCGCCGAGTATCGCGACCGTATAAGCTTGTTTCTTCTTCAGCATGATGCTGTCCTTACGCGGTGAGGGTCAGAACCCTGATGCGGTGGTTGAACGTATCCGCAATATAGACGGTCCCGCTCGCATCGACCGCCACTCCGAATGGATAACTGAGACTTCCCGCCAGGGCATCGCCGCCGTCGCCGCCGAACTGCGCGACGCCTGTCCCGGAAAGGCGTGTAATGGTCTTCGATGTCCTCTCCCAGACCCGGATCAAGTGACTGTCCGAATCCGTGATGAACAGATTCCCCTTCGGACCGACGGCGATTCCTGTAGGCCTGGAAAGACTCTGTGAGTGAGGCTCATCCGGTCCCTGGTAACGGTACGTACCGCCGTCGCCCACTGCCGTCTCGATCCGCCCTGTTGCCGGATCGACCGCCCGTATCCGGCTGCTGAACGTATCGGCCACATACAACAGGCCGTCTTTTCCTAGAGCTACGCCGCTGGGTCCCGCCAGACTGGCTTGATCGGCGGAAATCTGATCCCCGTTGTAGGAAGCCTGGCCGTCTCCGGCCACCGTTGTGATCACCCCGGTGGCCAATTGCACCCTGCGCACGCGATTGTTGCT
Proteins encoded in this region:
- a CDS encoding Rod shape-determining protein RodA; translated protein: MIDRVIDSRGLDSFDLRFIGLIAVILSVGVLSIYSVTHSQDTAFPFYLKQLVWILLGTAAFLVMYLSDYHKIARLAYPTYAVILILLAVVLVMGKSSRGAQRWIPIGPFAFQPSEFAKLVLVLVLANYYSRVPRVGWLQRVVLPGLIVLPGLLLILKQPDLGSGLSFLAVYAAMLLMVGVRSKALGIILLLSVMLFPFVWEMVWASLHDYQRQRVMAFVDPDYDPGGKGYHALQSKIAIGSGELSGKGLYGGTQSQLKFLPEGHTDFVFAVYAEEWGFVGVLVLLALFMALIWVSLEIAARAKDTLGALLAAGIVAMLCFCVVVNIGMTAGMFPIVGIPLPLVSYGGSATIMTMASLGLLLNVKRRRLSLFY
- a CDS encoding Peptidoglycan D,D-transpeptidase MrdA codes for the protein MASAGFNDSDLLDLQRRLVILRVGLLLVVALLALRLWHLQIREGPYYRDLSENNRTRSVVLEPARGLIFDRNGVLLANNVPSFTLYVTLEDVKDSQALVAQLASLLNLDSDVIQKKLSIGKGSKLQPRKIKDRLTLREATLIESHRLDLPGVMIQVESQRNYPGGAVAAHLLGYVGEVSADQLEKAEFADLHQGSIVGQYGVEKTFDRQVRGRAGQKSVEVDALGHEKRAVVAERPVAGDDLYLTIDIRLQKISEDLLGEESGAIVALDPTTGDILAMASRPGFDPNVLSKELTNKQWVEIVQNEGRPLNNRAMQGQYPPGSTFKVVMAAAALESNTVAPSTTVRCNGGYQFGNRLFRDWKAGGHGSVDMNEALIHSCDVYFYTVGQRMGIDTIAEYAKQFGLGQETGIELPSERVGIVPSTAWKQKARNQPWYPGETISAAIGQGYVTVTPLQMASVIGTVANDGVAVRPRLVQAVMNRAAGERVEFPPTVRGKVAVKPATLALIKSALADVVTKGTATRAKSPLVTIAGKTGTAQTAALRTGPEKDIPKKLRDHAWFVAFAPVEAPRIAVAVLAEHMGHGGSAAAPLAKDVIEAYVKAYPQAVGGAPAGNRTKVPAPAVEARPRA
- a CDS encoding Rod shape-determining protein MreD, encoding MKFLLYVLLALVVVPLQTTLLHYVDILGIRPDLGLVAACLVGFLGGELDGLILGLLLGYSQDMLSAEDLWVNVVTKGGAGFLAGLAGRHMAHITPAVLTVGLAIISCLSSGVFLYSMGPASLEEIWMGVRSTVLLQAAFDAAIGAGLYMVFRRRWSDDRMVTEGAL
- a CDS encoding Rod shape-determining protein MreC, yielding MAISRSTYGTRRLAVVLFALLLATLFLLPSQSQRLLQYVGGPLGQILSLPLAAFSSLDHGISETWDGYVALQGVREENRQLRREIELLKGQNNQLRESVSATQRYEALLNFKEQASFQTVAAHVIGRDATNWYRGVILNKGESDGVRPEMGVVTPAGVVGRIVKANSTSSVVLLVTDPNNAVAGLVQRTRDEGIVEGTSHGRARLKYIPLLSRVQAGDHVVTSGLTGAFPRGLAIGRLTQVEKSEGDLFQSAEIEPEVDLSKLDEVLVITAPYEDADAAQKLLQEIHGDRKKP
- a CDS encoding Rod shape-determining protein MreB, with product MSFMSDMFGWFSNDLAIDLGTATTLVYVQGKGIVLNEPSVVAVEKKTERVMAVGADAKRMLGRTPGNIVAVRPMKEGVIADFEKAEAMLSHFIQKAHNRTAFVRPRIIIGVPSRITQVEQRAVRDSAELAGAREVYLIEEPVAAAIGAGLPITEPSGNMVVDIGGGTTDIAVISLGGIVYSESVKVAGDRMDDAIMNYIKKKYNLLIGEHMAERIKFEIGSAYPFEERKTMMIKGRDLISGIPRTLVVDDAEVREALQEPIGTIVNAIKVALENTPPELAGDIIDRGIVLTGGGSLLKGMDTRFREETNLPIITVDDPLTSVVLGVGKILDELDLLRKVSVMSQCSTAR
- a CDS encoding Peptidyl-prolyl cis-trans isomerase PpiD, which encodes MIKLLREAAHDYPWFLKTIMGLLALAFVITMGWWGFGEQTGNVVASVGDQTIPLDEFRRAYENTYRFYKDKGQNDIKDEFLKQFVLEQLIDNRMWLHAAKEMGLTVSDEDLRKAIMQRTEFQRNGSFDPEAYRRLLAANRLTPASFEAMETKDILTNKARLVIMDAVALTPSEYSEAQALVTREGEKDPAKAEAAKERIFQSFLFQKQQRALMAYSESMKSKIPIKVHKELM
- a CDS encoding S-adenosylmethionine:tRNA ribosyltransferase-isomerase; the protein is MLLSEFDFPFDPTLVADQPVIPRHHARLLVVDRVNGTRTHRQVADLPVLLRRGDLVVVNDTKVMQARVSAQVRSTGKQIDLLFVQDLGQGLWEVLIKGRFRPGAMIAFPDGGCGEIVERSQARTTLKVTGVASVYDLMQAAGTMPLPPYIKRLPTQDDRQWYQTMFAQHEGAIAAPTAGLHFTGELVRGLTEKGIELARVTLHVGPGTFRSVKSEQVEDHRMSAERVEVSLHAVEQIRRAKERGNRVVAIGTTVVRALETAAREGAGIQPFQGAAEIFITPGFRFQVIDALMTNFHLPRTTLLMLVSAFVGVAPLRSAYEEAVAERYRFYSYGDAMLIETGWAEAT
- a CDS encoding SpoIID/LytB domain-containing protein, translating into MALSPLTRRILYSLAAVGGALLSFVVHPYPAFAESIRVLLVQEAPFVEVRSDGDLDLTTEVGEMKLLRSPIHIASRGDGLHVNGRRMVGGQVVIRPLRNTLSLVIGKDGGTVAGSRLGSAGQSATGTARDVELPVSGTLLIVRKGRTLFVVNQVDLEEYVKGVVPSEVSSAWHPEMLKVQAVAARTYALYNKMLSAARDYDVVATTQDQVYRGRSGVDHRVEEAVESTRGIVVTHQQAPIYAAFSSTAAGPTEDAVNVWANKDLPYLKGVECPFDLESPYYQWKASVKIDQLEQNLRRQGFSVGTIATITPIAYSRAGRVARLRILHSGGETVLRGEDLRKAVGYTVIPSTQFEVESIGAEVLFAGYGAGHAVGLCQWGAKELAELGYSYRSILQYYYPGTELHDATLSRLMTPIPPTP
- a CDS encoding Aspartate-semialdehyde dehydrogenase — encoded protein: MLKKKQAYTVAILGATGAVGKESLEILEERKFPIEQLRLFSSKRSAGEVLSCQEKDYKVEELTEASSFAGVDIAFVSATDAISRDYGVRLGAAGVVVIDDSAVFRMDPDVPLVVPEVNAAALRAMTRGIVAIPNCTTTPLVMALKPLRDAAGIKRVVVTTFQSVSGTGAAAMDELVDQTKALISFQDVKVQVYPYQIAFNLLPQVGSFGEGGDCSEEVKIVRETRKILEMPSLRVTATTVRVPVLRCHSEAINVELERPLKANEARAALAEMPGVIVYDDPLKKLYPMPFDVSGKDEVYIGRVREDESITNGLNLWVVSDNLRKGAALNAVQIAECLIQ